In the Bacillus amyloliquefaciens DSM 7 = ATCC 23350 genome, TACGGATAGCCTGCTTTTTGAATTTTGACTTTAACAAGTTTGCCGATTAAATCTTCCGTGCCTTTGAAGACGACTTTCATGTAATTGTCCGTATAGCCGACGAACATGCCGTCTTCATCAGACTCTTTAAACGTCTCCTCCGGAATGATTTCCAGAACCTCTCCTTCGTAATCAGAGGCATATTCTTTGGCAAGCTGGTCAGACAGGGCAATCAGCTTGTGCACCCGTTCATTTTTCACATTCTCGTCAACCTGGTCTTCCATTCTGGCCGCAGGTGTTCCGGTGCGTTTGCTGTAAGGGAATACATGAAGCTCAGAAAACTTATGTTCTTTAATGAACCGGTATGTTTCCATAAATTCTTCTTCTGTTTCACCCGGGAAACCGACGATAACATCAGAAGTTACGGCAAGACCCGGCAGTGCTTCTTTCAGCTTATTTAAACGGTCAGCGAAAAATTCCATCGTATATTTTCGTCTCATCCGTTTCAGCACGGTGTTTGATCCTGATTGAATCGGGATGTGAAGGTGGCGGACGATTTTATCAGACGCATCCAGCACTTCAATCACTTCATCAGTGATTTGGCTTGCTTCAATAGATGAAATTCTGATCCGTTTCAGTCCCTCTACACGTGTATCCAACTCACGAAGAAGCTTGGCAAAATTATAATCTTTCATATCTTCGCCGTAGCCGCCCGTATGAATCCCAGTCAGAACGATTTCTTTATAACCGGCATCCACCAGTTGCTGCGCCTGTTTAATGACTTCTTCAGGATCGCGGGAACGAAGCAGGCCGCGCGCCCAAGGAATAATGCAGAACGTACAGAAGTTGTTGCAGCCCTCTTGGATTTTCAATGACGCTCTTGTCCGGTCAGTAAAAGCGGGAACATCCAGCTCTTCAAACACGCGTGCTTTCATAATGTTGCCGACACCGTTGATCGGCTGGCGCTCTTCCCTGTACTGCTCAATGTAGCCGAGCATTTTTTCACGATCCTGCGTGCCGACGACAATGTCAACACCCGGGATGGCCATAATTTCTGCCGGAGATGTTTGCGCATAGCACCCTGTTACGCAGATTACGCCGTCAGGATTTTGGCGGATCGCCCTTCTGATGACTTGACGGCTTTTTTTATCTCCCGTGTTTGTTACCGTACATGTATTAATGACATATACATCTGCTGTCTGTTCGAATTCTTTTCGTTCATAACCCGCATCTTTAAACAGCTGCCAGATTGCTTCTGTTTCATAATGATTGACCTTGCAGCCAAGGGTATGAAAAGCAACAGTTGCCATTACTGATCACCTCTTAATAACTCTGTATGATAGGAAACTGCGCTTAACGCGTAAAGCGGCGCAGTTTCAGTCCGTAAAATTCTCGGTCCGAGGCCGCATAAGACGGCGCCTTTTTCTGAAAGCTGCTGAACTTCAGACTCAGTCAGACCGCCTTCAGGGCCGAATACGATTAAAAGAGACGAACCTTGCGGAAGGCTTTTGAGTTCCGCGGCGAAAGCGCCCGTTTCTCCCTGCTTTGATGACTCCTCGTATGCAACGACACATTTATCGACATTCTCCGCCATCTCAAGCAGCTGCCGGAATGTATGAACGGTTTTCACTTCGGGAATTTCATTGCGGTACGATTGCTCCGCCGCTTCCTTCGCGATTTTCGCCCATCTCTCCCGCTTTTTCTTTGCCTTTTTGTCGTCAAGCTTAACGACGGATCGGGCGCCTTGAAAAGGGATGAACATACTTGCCCCGAGCTCGGTCCCTTTTTGGATAATCCACTCAAGCTTATCGCCTTTCGGAAGGCCGCTGGCGATCCTGATCTTTAACGGCAGTTCACGGTTTTCCCCCGTCCATTCAGCGACGCTGCATGATATATGATCTTTAGAAATCTCTTTGAGCAGGCATAGCGCTTCATGGCCGTCTTTCGAACAGCAGATAATCCGGCCTCCCGCACTCATTCTCATGACGTTGGCAATATGGTGGACGTCTTCCCCCGTGATGTGAAAATCGGGGGTTTCGTCCATCTCCTGCTTCGTGAGCTCGATAAAATATCGTTGCATACGCTGTGACACCTACTAACTGTTATTTTTTCGCGATGATGCTGACCCAATCTTCCATAGACAGAATTTCTATGATGGTAAAGCCGGCTTTTTCCAACGCTTCTTTTACTTCCTGTTTTTTCTGGCCGATAATGCCTGAAGTAATAAAATGGCCTCCGTCTTTGAGCAGGTTGTACGCCTGCGATGTAAAGCGGAGAATCACTTCAGCCAAAATATTTGCGACAATGACATCATGTTCGCCCGTGATGCCGTCTAACAAATTATTCTGCTTCACTTCGGCCGTATCGCTCACTTTGTTCAATTTCACATTCAGACGCGCGCTTTCAACAGCGACCGGGTCAAGATCATACGCATGAACCGATTCAGCCTTAAGCATGGCGGCTGCGATGCTCAAAATTCCAGAACCCGTGCCGACATCAATGACACGGTCTCCTTTTTGAACGATACGCTCAAGCGCCTGAATGCACAGAACGGTTGTCGGATGCGTTCCCGTACCGAATGCCATGCCCGGATCCATTTCGATAATCAGTTCATCCGTATGCACCGGTGTATATGTTTCCCATGTGGGAACGATCGTGAACTTTTCAGAAATTTTCACAGGATGGTAATACTTTTTCCAAGCTGTCGCCCATTCCTCTTCATTAACCTCAGAAATGGTGATTTTGTTTCTGCCCAAATCAATATCGTACAGCAGCAGATTATTAATCGTCTCTTTAATGCCGTCGACCGTTTCGCCCAGGAAACTGTTGATCGGCAGATACGCTTTGACAATGACACCCTCATCGGGGTAATCATTGGGGTCGAGCTGGTAGATTTCCCCGTAAACATTCTCACGCTCTTTCATTAAATCAAGCGGATCTTCGATGACAACCCCGCTCGCACCAGCTTCATGCAAAATATTTGAGATGGGTTCGACCGCTTCATGTGTTGTGTGAATGCTGATTTCGGACCATTTCAAAACTACCAACTCCTATCCAATCATTACTCGCCTTTAAATGCGCGTTTTACTTTGTCAAAGAAACTCATTTCTTGTTCATCCAGCAGGTTACCGCTCACTTCAGCAAACTCGCGGATGATGTCTTTTTGTTTATCTGTCAGATTTGTCGGTGTGACGACGCGGACGACAATGTGCTGGTCGCCTTGTCCGTAGCCCCGGACATTCTGCACGCCTTTGCCTCTTAATCTGAATTTTGTGCCGGTTTGTGTGCCGGCAGGAATTTTCAATTTCACTTTTCCGTGAAGCGTCGGCACTTCCACTTCGTCTCCGAGTGCCGCTTGGGCAAACGTTAACGGCATTTCACAGTAAATATCATCTCCGTCACGCTCAAAGAACTCGTGGGCGCGCACATGGAATACGACAAACAGATCTCCCGGAGGACCTCCGTTTACACCCGGTTCACCTTGACCCGGAACGCGCAGCTGCTGTCCGTCGTCCACACCGGCAGGGATCGTAACGTTGATTTTTTTCCGTTTTTTCACTTTGCCCGTGCCGCCGCAGTCCGCACACTTGTTTTTGATGATTTTCCCTGTTCCTTCACAGTGGTGGCAGACTCTTCGGTTAAGCACTTTGCCAAACGGCGTGTTCTGTTCGACATTCAGCTGGCCTGAACCTCCGCAGTGCGAGCACGTTTCCGGCTTTGTTCCCGGCTTTGCGCCAGAGCCTTTACATGTTTCGCAATTCTCTTCGCGGGGAATTTCAATGATCGTCTCTTTTCCGAAAGCCGCATCTTCAAATGACAGTGTCATTGTATACTGCAGATCAGCGCCTTGCCGCGGTGCATTCGGATCACGGCGTCTCGTGCCGCCGCCGAAAATGCTTGAGAAGATGTCATCGAAACCGAAACCGCCGAAGTCTCCCCCGCCGCCGAATCCGCCTCCGAAGCCCTGATTAGGGTCAGTATGGCCGAATTGATCATATTGAGCGCGTTTTTGGTCGTCTGAGAGCGCTTCGTATGCTTCTTTTACCTCTTTGAATTTTTCATCTGCTCCGGATTCTTTATTGATATCAGGATGATATTTTTTTGAAAGCTTCCGATAGGCTTTTTTGATTTCATCCTTTGAAGCGCTCTTACTTACTCCAAGCACTTCATAGTAATCACGCTTACTCATCTCGCTTCACTCTCCCGAATTTCTCACATAAATTAGATTGTATCATTTTGAATTATGTTTTTTCAATTCCTTTTATCCCGGGCAAGAAAAAAAGTCAAAGCCAAGAGATGCCTGACTTTGACTTTCTGTCTGTTGAATCAGAATATGCTGTGTGTTCTTCCGCTTTCTGCGGAAAGAACTTATTTTTTCGCTTCGTCGTCTTTTACTTCTTCGTATTCCGCATCGACAACGTTATCGTCCGCTTTTTTGCCTTCAGCGTTTGCTCCGCCTTCAGCCTGCTGCGCTTTTGCCGCTTCTTCATAAAGCTTCATGGAAAGCTCTTGAACGATTGTTTGAATCTCATCTTTTTTCGCTTTGATCTCTTCAATTTCGTTTTTCTCGATAGCTGCTTTCAGCGCGTCTTTCGCGTCGTTTGCTTTTTTCACTTGCTCTTCGTCCACTTTGCCTTCCAG is a window encoding:
- the mtaB gene encoding tRNA (N(6)-L-threonylcarbamoyladenosine(37)-C(2))-methylthiotransferase MtaB yields the protein MATVAFHTLGCKVNHYETEAIWQLFKDAGYERKEFEQTADVYVINTCTVTNTGDKKSRQVIRRAIRQNPDGVICVTGCYAQTSPAEIMAIPGVDIVVGTQDREKMLGYIEQYREERQPINGVGNIMKARVFEELDVPAFTDRTRASLKIQEGCNNFCTFCIIPWARGLLRSRDPEEVIKQAQQLVDAGYKEIVLTGIHTGGYGEDMKDYNFAKLLRELDTRVEGLKRIRISSIEASQITDEVIEVLDASDKIVRHLHIPIQSGSNTVLKRMRRKYTMEFFADRLNKLKEALPGLAVTSDVIVGFPGETEEEFMETYRFIKEHKFSELHVFPYSKRTGTPAARMEDQVDENVKNERVHKLIALSDQLAKEYASDYEGEVLEIIPEETFKESDEDGMFVGYTDNYMKVVFKGTEDLIGKLVKVKIQKAGYPYNEGQFVRVVEEEMTQNMRMSS
- a CDS encoding 16S rRNA (uracil(1498)-N(3))-methyltransferase, with the protein product MQRYFIELTKQEMDETPDFHITGEDVHHIANVMRMSAGGRIICCSKDGHEALCLLKEISKDHISCSVAEWTGENRELPLKIRIASGLPKGDKLEWIIQKGTELGASMFIPFQGARSVVKLDDKKAKKKRERWAKIAKEAAEQSYRNEIPEVKTVHTFRQLLEMAENVDKCVVAYEESSKQGETGAFAAELKSLPQGSSLLIVFGPEGGLTESEVQQLSEKGAVLCGLGPRILRTETAPLYALSAVSYHTELLRGDQ
- the prmA gene encoding 50S ribosomal protein L11 methyltransferase; the protein is MKWSEISIHTTHEAVEPISNILHEAGASGVVIEDPLDLMKERENVYGEIYQLDPNDYPDEGVIVKAYLPINSFLGETVDGIKETINNLLLYDIDLGRNKITISEVNEEEWATAWKKYYHPVKISEKFTIVPTWETYTPVHTDELIIEMDPGMAFGTGTHPTTVLCIQALERIVQKGDRVIDVGTGSGILSIAAAMLKAESVHAYDLDPVAVESARLNVKLNKVSDTAEVKQNNLLDGITGEHDVIVANILAEVILRFTSQAYNLLKDGGHFITSGIIGQKKQEVKEALEKAGFTIIEILSMEDWVSIIAKK
- the dnaJ gene encoding molecular chaperone DnaJ gives rise to the protein MSKRDYYEVLGVSKSASKDEIKKAYRKLSKKYHPDINKESGADEKFKEVKEAYEALSDDQKRAQYDQFGHTDPNQGFGGGFGGGGDFGGFGFDDIFSSIFGGGTRRRDPNAPRQGADLQYTMTLSFEDAAFGKETIIEIPREENCETCKGSGAKPGTKPETCSHCGGSGQLNVEQNTPFGKVLNRRVCHHCEGTGKIIKNKCADCGGTGKVKKRKKINVTIPAGVDDGQQLRVPGQGEPGVNGGPPGDLFVVFHVRAHEFFERDGDDIYCEMPLTFAQAALGDEVEVPTLHGKVKLKIPAGTQTGTKFRLRGKGVQNVRGYGQGDQHIVVRVVTPTNLTDKQKDIIREFAEVSGNLLDEQEMSFFDKVKRAFKGE